Proteins encoded within one genomic window of Oryza brachyantha chromosome 7, ObraRS2, whole genome shotgun sequence:
- the LOC102709383 gene encoding disease resistance protein RGA5-like isoform X2: MRQTQGNCGGNQRTYMEFTTAAIATFLPKLSRLLMEEYSLQKSVKEEITFLKAELESLQVELDMISKVPIDQLDKQIMICARDFRDLSYDIEDNVDNFMVCGGGLEPTKKHIFTRLIDTYHQSLYKLKTHCKIANNDIKYVKKQVKEVMTENVRHKTGDVASKLPVIINTPILKLYDRVTKPVGIDKASGDLMKILSMEDDELSKKLKMASIVGFGGLGKTTLAKEVFNILRVQFGFACFVSVGRKPDIKKVLKTILIELDNDRNMYDLAGLSERNLTDELREFLGNMRYLIILDDIWEISTWEIIKCALVDTNSGSRVVATTRISQVAIEVGDVYNMEPLSEDNSKRLFHQRLFGVDCIDPTSNESIEVIEKVLNKCGGAPLSIITIASVFVNKPMEDWSNKYNSIGFGPEDNEPVHNMRKILCFSYYDMPLYLKNCLLHLSIYPEDCWIEKESLIWKWIAEGFVHVEQGKGLFEVGEKYFTELINKSMIQPVDFDSIDGGTLDGCYIHDMVLDLIRIFATDETFTLVLDRMYEGHNSTLHNRNVRRLALHKSWNQDIENNLGVDMARLRSFNVFECPTSMIPPLVNFLALRVLALEDCSIADFDLKHLGKLRQLRYLGMRNTRSDLPPNIGDLMHLQTLDVRDSGVGPLPVAVYKLSKLLRLCLDEFTEVPAGLGSLMSLQELWVYVSDDSCPNFAMELRKLTELRILHINWYWEVDEVSLKALVESLRGLSRLEDLDFFSCSDAWMNGWEGWDPPRQLRKFCIDSVRVVLPCLPSWLNCNHVPHLSRLDLRVQAIEGCDLERLSRMPMLRFLSVHVEGEEGYSWTVRGGSGLFPNLRCFHTNISLTFLQGAVPALTTVELCVLASRCGGGAACEVGLGNVLLLKTVEVWIACQGATDDQVEEADMVLRRAVDIHPNRPTIEVHKFCQQRLMDEEDGDNKEENSGKDQLDSCVANEAKRTKFSDQS; encoded by the exons atgagacAAACCCAAG GAAACTGTGGGGGAAACCAGAGAACATACATGGAGTTCACCACTGCGGCAATTGCCACGTTCCTCCCCAAGCTGAGCAGGCTGCTAATGGAAGAGTATAGCCTACAAAAGAGTGTGAAGGAGGAGATCACATTCCTCAAGGCTGAGCTCGAGAGTTTGCAAGTGGAGCTTGACATGATCTCAAAGGTGCCAATAGATCAACTTGACAAGCAAATCATGATTTGTGCTAGGGACTTTAGGGATCTCTCTTATGACATTGAGGACAATGTTGACAACTTCATGGTATGTGGCGGTGGCCTTGAGCCAACCAAGAAACACATCTTCACAAGGTTAATTGACACATATCATCAGTCATTGTACAAGCTAAAGACCCATTGCAAAATTGCCAATAATGATATCAAATATGTCAAAAAGCAAGTCAAGGAGGTTATGACAGAAAATGTTAGGCACAAGACTGGAGATGTTGCTTCTAAGCTTCCAGTGATCATCAACACTCCCATCTTGAAATTGTATGATAGGGTCACCAAGCCTGTTGGCATTGACAAGGCAAGTGGTGATCTAATGAAAATATTGTCCATGGAGGATGATGAGTTGTCCAAGAAGCTGAAGATGGCATCCATTGTTGGGTTTGGAGGATTGGGCAAGACAACTCTTGCGAAAGAAGTTTTTAACATTCTAAGAGTGCAGTTTGGCTTTGCCTGTTTCGTTTCGGTGGGTCGAAAACCTGATATCAAGAAGGTTCTCAAGACTATCCTTATTGAACTTGATAATGACAGAAACATGTATGATCTAGCAGGATTAAGTGAAAGGAATCTTACTGATGAGCTCCGAGAATTTCTTGGCAATATGAG gtatttgattattttggaTGATATATGGGAGATATCCACATGGGAGATTATTAAGTGTGCTCTGGTGGATACCAATTCTGGAAGTAGAGTTGTTGCAACAACTCGTATTTCCCAAGTTGCCATCGAAGTTGGTGATGTTTACAACATGGAGCCACTTTCTGAAGATAACTCAAAAAGGTTATTCCACCAAAGATTATTTGGTGTTGACTGCATAGATCCAACTAGTAATGAATCAATTGAGGTAATCGAAAAGGTCTTAAATAAATGTGGTGGTGCTCCATTGTCTATTATTACAATAGCTAGTGTTTTTGTTAATAAACCGATGGAGGATTGGTCTAACAAGTATAATTCTATTGGTTTTGGGCCTGAAGATAATGAACCAGTTCATAACATGAGAAAGATACTATGTTTTAGCTACTATGATATGCCATTATACCTAAAGAATTGTCTGCTGCACCTAAGCATATATCCAGAGGATTGCTGGATTGAGAAAGAGTCCTTGATATGGAAATGGATAGCAGAAGGATTTGTTCACGTGGAACAAGGGAAGGGTCTATTTGAGGTCGGCGAGAAATACTTCACTGAGCTTATCAACAAAAGCATGATACAACCTGTGGATTTTGACAGCATTGATGGGGGCACCTTAGATGGTTGCTACATCCATGACATGGTGTTGGATCTCATCCGCATTTTTGCAACTGATGAAACCTTTACATTAGTGTTGGATAGAATGTACGAGGGTCACAACTCAACTTTACACAACAGAAATGTCCGGAGGCTAGCACTGCACAAGAGTTGGAATCAAGACATAGAAAACAATCTGGGTGTGGACATGGCACGGCTGAGGTCGTTCAATGTCTTTGAGTGCCCCACAAGTATGATACCCCCACTTGTGAACTTCCTTGCTTTACGTGTGCTAGCTCTGGAAGACTGTTCCATCGCCGACTTCGATCTCAAGCATCTTGGTAAGCTACGTCAGCTAAGGTACTTAGGAATGAGGAACACACGTTCTGATCTCCCACCCAACATAGGCGATCTCATGCACCTGCAAACATTGGACGTCAGGGACAGTGGCGTTGGCCCATTGCCAGTGGCTGTCTATAAGCTAAGCAAGCTGCTCCGTCTATGCCTTGACGAATTCACCGAAGTTCCTGCTGGGCTTGGGAGTCTGATGTCCCTGCAAGAGCTCTGGGTGTATGTATCTGACGACAGCTGCCCAAACTTTGCTATGGAACTGCGTAAGCTGACGGAGCTGAGGATCCTCCACATCAACTGGTACTGGGAGGTAGACGAGGTCTCCTTGAAGGCCCTGGTGGAGTCCCTGCGTGGTCTAAGCAGACTTGAGGACCTGGACTTCTTCTCCTGTTCGGATGCCTGGATGAACGGCTGGGAAGGATGGGATCCCCCTAGGCAGCTCCGCAAGTTCTGCATCGACAGCGTCCGGGTGGTACTCCCATGCCTGCCATCGTGGTTGAACTGCAACCATGTCCCGCACCTCTCGAGGCTAGACCTTCGAGTGCAAGCCATCGAGGGGTGTGATCTTGAGCGCCTCTCTAGGATGCCAATGCTTCGCTTCCTCTCTGTGCACgtcgagggggaggaggggtaCTCGTGGACCGTCAGAGGTGGTAGCGGACTGTTCCCTAACCTAAGGTGCTTCCACACGAACATCTCTCTCACGTTTCTACAGGGGGCGGTGCCAGCGTTGACGACGGTTGAGCTATGCGTGCTTGCATCCCGGTGCGGTGGTGGTGCCGCCTGCGAGGTTGGCTTGGGGAACGTCCTGCTGCTGAAGACCGTGGAGGTTTGGATCGCGTGTCAGGGTGCAACGGACGACCAGGTTGAGGAAGCAGATATGGTGCTAAGGCGTGCCGTTGACATTCACCCCAACCGTCCAACCATTGAGGTGCACAAATTTTGTCAACAG CGGCTGATGGATGAAGAAGACGGTGATAACAAGGAGGAGAATTCAGGCAAGGACCAATTG GACAGTTGTGTAGCGAACGAGGCAAAGAGGACAAAGTTTTCGGACCAATCATGA
- the LOC102709383 gene encoding disease resistance protein RGA5-like isoform X4, with protein MRQTQGNCGGNQRTYMEFTTAAIATFLPKLSRLLMEEYSLQKSVKEEITFLKAELESLQVELDMISKVPIDQLDKQIMICARDFRDLSYDIEDNVDNFMVCGGGLEPTKKHIFTRLIDTYHQSLYKLKTHCKIANNDIKYVKKQVKEVMTENVRHKTGDVASKLPVIINTPILKLYDRVTKPVGIDKASGDLMKILSMEDDELSKKLKMASIVGFGGLGKTTLAKEVFNILRVQFGFACFVSVGRKPDIKKVLKTILIELDNDRNMYDLAGLSERNLTDELREFLGNMRYLIILDDIWEISTWEIIKCALVDTNSGSRVVATTRISQVAIEVGDVYNMEPLSEDNSKRLFHQRLFGVDCIDPTSNESIEVIEKVLNKCGGAPLSIITIASVFVNKPMEDWSNKYNSIGFGPEDNEPVHNMRKILCFSYYDMPLYLKNCLLHLSIYPEDCWIEKESLIWKWIAEGFVHVEQGKGLFEVGEKYFTELINKSMIQPVDFDSIDGGTLDGCYIHDMVLDLIRIFATDETFTLVLDRMYEGHNSTLHNRNVRRLALHKSWNQDIENNLGVDMARLRSFNVFECPTSMIPPLVNFLALRVLALEDCSIADFDLKHLGKLRQLRYLGMRNTRSDLPPNIGDLMHLQTLDVRDSGVGPLPVAVYKLSKLLRLCLDEFTEVPAGLGSLMSLQELWVYVSDDSCPNFAMELRKLTELRILHINWYWEVDEVSLKALVESLRGLSRLEDLDFFSCSDAWMNGWEGWDPPRQLRKFCIDSVRVVLPCLPSWLNCNHVPHLSRLDLRVQAIEGCDLERLSRMPMLRFLSVHVEGEEGYSWTVRGGGASVDDG; from the exons atgagacAAACCCAAG GAAACTGTGGGGGAAACCAGAGAACATACATGGAGTTCACCACTGCGGCAATTGCCACGTTCCTCCCCAAGCTGAGCAGGCTGCTAATGGAAGAGTATAGCCTACAAAAGAGTGTGAAGGAGGAGATCACATTCCTCAAGGCTGAGCTCGAGAGTTTGCAAGTGGAGCTTGACATGATCTCAAAGGTGCCAATAGATCAACTTGACAAGCAAATCATGATTTGTGCTAGGGACTTTAGGGATCTCTCTTATGACATTGAGGACAATGTTGACAACTTCATGGTATGTGGCGGTGGCCTTGAGCCAACCAAGAAACACATCTTCACAAGGTTAATTGACACATATCATCAGTCATTGTACAAGCTAAAGACCCATTGCAAAATTGCCAATAATGATATCAAATATGTCAAAAAGCAAGTCAAGGAGGTTATGACAGAAAATGTTAGGCACAAGACTGGAGATGTTGCTTCTAAGCTTCCAGTGATCATCAACACTCCCATCTTGAAATTGTATGATAGGGTCACCAAGCCTGTTGGCATTGACAAGGCAAGTGGTGATCTAATGAAAATATTGTCCATGGAGGATGATGAGTTGTCCAAGAAGCTGAAGATGGCATCCATTGTTGGGTTTGGAGGATTGGGCAAGACAACTCTTGCGAAAGAAGTTTTTAACATTCTAAGAGTGCAGTTTGGCTTTGCCTGTTTCGTTTCGGTGGGTCGAAAACCTGATATCAAGAAGGTTCTCAAGACTATCCTTATTGAACTTGATAATGACAGAAACATGTATGATCTAGCAGGATTAAGTGAAAGGAATCTTACTGATGAGCTCCGAGAATTTCTTGGCAATATGAG gtatttgattattttggaTGATATATGGGAGATATCCACATGGGAGATTATTAAGTGTGCTCTGGTGGATACCAATTCTGGAAGTAGAGTTGTTGCAACAACTCGTATTTCCCAAGTTGCCATCGAAGTTGGTGATGTTTACAACATGGAGCCACTTTCTGAAGATAACTCAAAAAGGTTATTCCACCAAAGATTATTTGGTGTTGACTGCATAGATCCAACTAGTAATGAATCAATTGAGGTAATCGAAAAGGTCTTAAATAAATGTGGTGGTGCTCCATTGTCTATTATTACAATAGCTAGTGTTTTTGTTAATAAACCGATGGAGGATTGGTCTAACAAGTATAATTCTATTGGTTTTGGGCCTGAAGATAATGAACCAGTTCATAACATGAGAAAGATACTATGTTTTAGCTACTATGATATGCCATTATACCTAAAGAATTGTCTGCTGCACCTAAGCATATATCCAGAGGATTGCTGGATTGAGAAAGAGTCCTTGATATGGAAATGGATAGCAGAAGGATTTGTTCACGTGGAACAAGGGAAGGGTCTATTTGAGGTCGGCGAGAAATACTTCACTGAGCTTATCAACAAAAGCATGATACAACCTGTGGATTTTGACAGCATTGATGGGGGCACCTTAGATGGTTGCTACATCCATGACATGGTGTTGGATCTCATCCGCATTTTTGCAACTGATGAAACCTTTACATTAGTGTTGGATAGAATGTACGAGGGTCACAACTCAACTTTACACAACAGAAATGTCCGGAGGCTAGCACTGCACAAGAGTTGGAATCAAGACATAGAAAACAATCTGGGTGTGGACATGGCACGGCTGAGGTCGTTCAATGTCTTTGAGTGCCCCACAAGTATGATACCCCCACTTGTGAACTTCCTTGCTTTACGTGTGCTAGCTCTGGAAGACTGTTCCATCGCCGACTTCGATCTCAAGCATCTTGGTAAGCTACGTCAGCTAAGGTACTTAGGAATGAGGAACACACGTTCTGATCTCCCACCCAACATAGGCGATCTCATGCACCTGCAAACATTGGACGTCAGGGACAGTGGCGTTGGCCCATTGCCAGTGGCTGTCTATAAGCTAAGCAAGCTGCTCCGTCTATGCCTTGACGAATTCACCGAAGTTCCTGCTGGGCTTGGGAGTCTGATGTCCCTGCAAGAGCTCTGGGTGTATGTATCTGACGACAGCTGCCCAAACTTTGCTATGGAACTGCGTAAGCTGACGGAGCTGAGGATCCTCCACATCAACTGGTACTGGGAGGTAGACGAGGTCTCCTTGAAGGCCCTGGTGGAGTCCCTGCGTGGTCTAAGCAGACTTGAGGACCTGGACTTCTTCTCCTGTTCGGATGCCTGGATGAACGGCTGGGAAGGATGGGATCCCCCTAGGCAGCTCCGCAAGTTCTGCATCGACAGCGTCCGGGTGGTACTCCCATGCCTGCCATCGTGGTTGAACTGCAACCATGTCCCGCACCTCTCGAGGCTAGACCTTCGAGTGCAAGCCATCGAGGGGTGTGATCTTGAGCGCCTCTCTAGGATGCCAATGCTTCGCTTCCTCTCTGTGCACgtcgagggggaggaggggtaCTCGTGGACCGTCAGAG GGGGCGGTGCCAGCGTTGACGACGGTTGA
- the LOC102709383 gene encoding disease resistance protein RGA5-like isoform X1, translating into MRQTQGNCGGNQRTYMEFTTAAIATFLPKLSRLLMEEYSLQKSVKEEITFLKAELESLQVELDMISKVPIDQLDKQIMICARDFRDLSYDIEDNVDNFMVCGGGLEPTKKHIFTRLIDTYHQSLYKLKTHCKIANNDIKYVKKQVKEVMTENVRHKTGDVASKLPVIINTPILKLYDRVTKPVGIDKASGDLMKILSMEDDELSKKLKMASIVGFGGLGKTTLAKEVFNILRVQFGFACFVSVGRKPDIKKVLKTILIELDNDRNMYDLAGLSERNLTDELREFLGNMRYLIILDDIWEISTWEIIKCALVDTNSGSRVVATTRISQVAIEVGDVYNMEPLSEDNSKRLFHQRLFGVDCIDPTSNESIEVIEKVLNKCGGAPLSIITIASVFVNKPMEDWSNKYNSIGFGPEDNEPVHNMRKILCFSYYDMPLYLKNCLLHLSIYPEDCWIEKESLIWKWIAEGFVHVEQGKGLFEVGEKYFTELINKSMIQPVDFDSIDGGTLDGCYIHDMVLDLIRIFATDETFTLVLDRMYEGHNSTLHNRNVRRLALHKSWNQDIENNLGVDMARLRSFNVFECPTSMIPPLVNFLALRVLALEDCSIADFDLKHLGKLRQLRYLGMRNTRSDLPPNIGDLMHLQTLDVRDSGVGPLPVAVYKLSKLLRLCLDEFTEVPAGLGSLMSLQELWVYVSDDSCPNFAMELRKLTELRILHINWYWEVDEVSLKALVESLRGLSRLEDLDFFSCSDAWMNGWEGWDPPRQLRKFCIDSVRVVLPCLPSWLNCNHVPHLSRLDLRVQAIEGCDLERLSRMPMLRFLSVHVEGEEGYSWTVRGGSGLFPNLRCFHTNISLTFLQGAVPALTTVELCVLASRCGGGAACEVGLGNVLLLKTVEVWIACQGATDDQVEEADMVLRRAVDIHPNRPTIEVHKFCQQRLMDEEDGDNKEENSGKDQLQDSCVANEAKRTKFSDQS; encoded by the exons atgagacAAACCCAAG GAAACTGTGGGGGAAACCAGAGAACATACATGGAGTTCACCACTGCGGCAATTGCCACGTTCCTCCCCAAGCTGAGCAGGCTGCTAATGGAAGAGTATAGCCTACAAAAGAGTGTGAAGGAGGAGATCACATTCCTCAAGGCTGAGCTCGAGAGTTTGCAAGTGGAGCTTGACATGATCTCAAAGGTGCCAATAGATCAACTTGACAAGCAAATCATGATTTGTGCTAGGGACTTTAGGGATCTCTCTTATGACATTGAGGACAATGTTGACAACTTCATGGTATGTGGCGGTGGCCTTGAGCCAACCAAGAAACACATCTTCACAAGGTTAATTGACACATATCATCAGTCATTGTACAAGCTAAAGACCCATTGCAAAATTGCCAATAATGATATCAAATATGTCAAAAAGCAAGTCAAGGAGGTTATGACAGAAAATGTTAGGCACAAGACTGGAGATGTTGCTTCTAAGCTTCCAGTGATCATCAACACTCCCATCTTGAAATTGTATGATAGGGTCACCAAGCCTGTTGGCATTGACAAGGCAAGTGGTGATCTAATGAAAATATTGTCCATGGAGGATGATGAGTTGTCCAAGAAGCTGAAGATGGCATCCATTGTTGGGTTTGGAGGATTGGGCAAGACAACTCTTGCGAAAGAAGTTTTTAACATTCTAAGAGTGCAGTTTGGCTTTGCCTGTTTCGTTTCGGTGGGTCGAAAACCTGATATCAAGAAGGTTCTCAAGACTATCCTTATTGAACTTGATAATGACAGAAACATGTATGATCTAGCAGGATTAAGTGAAAGGAATCTTACTGATGAGCTCCGAGAATTTCTTGGCAATATGAG gtatttgattattttggaTGATATATGGGAGATATCCACATGGGAGATTATTAAGTGTGCTCTGGTGGATACCAATTCTGGAAGTAGAGTTGTTGCAACAACTCGTATTTCCCAAGTTGCCATCGAAGTTGGTGATGTTTACAACATGGAGCCACTTTCTGAAGATAACTCAAAAAGGTTATTCCACCAAAGATTATTTGGTGTTGACTGCATAGATCCAACTAGTAATGAATCAATTGAGGTAATCGAAAAGGTCTTAAATAAATGTGGTGGTGCTCCATTGTCTATTATTACAATAGCTAGTGTTTTTGTTAATAAACCGATGGAGGATTGGTCTAACAAGTATAATTCTATTGGTTTTGGGCCTGAAGATAATGAACCAGTTCATAACATGAGAAAGATACTATGTTTTAGCTACTATGATATGCCATTATACCTAAAGAATTGTCTGCTGCACCTAAGCATATATCCAGAGGATTGCTGGATTGAGAAAGAGTCCTTGATATGGAAATGGATAGCAGAAGGATTTGTTCACGTGGAACAAGGGAAGGGTCTATTTGAGGTCGGCGAGAAATACTTCACTGAGCTTATCAACAAAAGCATGATACAACCTGTGGATTTTGACAGCATTGATGGGGGCACCTTAGATGGTTGCTACATCCATGACATGGTGTTGGATCTCATCCGCATTTTTGCAACTGATGAAACCTTTACATTAGTGTTGGATAGAATGTACGAGGGTCACAACTCAACTTTACACAACAGAAATGTCCGGAGGCTAGCACTGCACAAGAGTTGGAATCAAGACATAGAAAACAATCTGGGTGTGGACATGGCACGGCTGAGGTCGTTCAATGTCTTTGAGTGCCCCACAAGTATGATACCCCCACTTGTGAACTTCCTTGCTTTACGTGTGCTAGCTCTGGAAGACTGTTCCATCGCCGACTTCGATCTCAAGCATCTTGGTAAGCTACGTCAGCTAAGGTACTTAGGAATGAGGAACACACGTTCTGATCTCCCACCCAACATAGGCGATCTCATGCACCTGCAAACATTGGACGTCAGGGACAGTGGCGTTGGCCCATTGCCAGTGGCTGTCTATAAGCTAAGCAAGCTGCTCCGTCTATGCCTTGACGAATTCACCGAAGTTCCTGCTGGGCTTGGGAGTCTGATGTCCCTGCAAGAGCTCTGGGTGTATGTATCTGACGACAGCTGCCCAAACTTTGCTATGGAACTGCGTAAGCTGACGGAGCTGAGGATCCTCCACATCAACTGGTACTGGGAGGTAGACGAGGTCTCCTTGAAGGCCCTGGTGGAGTCCCTGCGTGGTCTAAGCAGACTTGAGGACCTGGACTTCTTCTCCTGTTCGGATGCCTGGATGAACGGCTGGGAAGGATGGGATCCCCCTAGGCAGCTCCGCAAGTTCTGCATCGACAGCGTCCGGGTGGTACTCCCATGCCTGCCATCGTGGTTGAACTGCAACCATGTCCCGCACCTCTCGAGGCTAGACCTTCGAGTGCAAGCCATCGAGGGGTGTGATCTTGAGCGCCTCTCTAGGATGCCAATGCTTCGCTTCCTCTCTGTGCACgtcgagggggaggaggggtaCTCGTGGACCGTCAGAGGTGGTAGCGGACTGTTCCCTAACCTAAGGTGCTTCCACACGAACATCTCTCTCACGTTTCTACAGGGGGCGGTGCCAGCGTTGACGACGGTTGAGCTATGCGTGCTTGCATCCCGGTGCGGTGGTGGTGCCGCCTGCGAGGTTGGCTTGGGGAACGTCCTGCTGCTGAAGACCGTGGAGGTTTGGATCGCGTGTCAGGGTGCAACGGACGACCAGGTTGAGGAAGCAGATATGGTGCTAAGGCGTGCCGTTGACATTCACCCCAACCGTCCAACCATTGAGGTGCACAAATTTTGTCAACAG CGGCTGATGGATGAAGAAGACGGTGATAACAAGGAGGAGAATTCAGGCAAGGACCAATTG CAGGACAGTTGTGTAGCGAACGAGGCAAAGAGGACAAAGTTTTCGGACCAATCATGA